A genome region from Streptomyces pratensis includes the following:
- a CDS encoding cytochrome P450 has product MTTPFHDEPGSATGPVPPPQCPAHGMGTGPGGLRRLYGPEAEADPAGLYAKLRAEHGTVAPVLMHGDVPAWLVLGHSENLHMTRTPSQFSRDSRRWRALQEGSVAPDHPLAPVFTWQPVCSFAEGATHERLRGAVTDSMARIDTRGVRRHINRYSNRLVNDFCEEGRAELVSDFAERLPMMVMCAIIGMPEEYGDRLVQAARDMTRGSETAVASNAYVIGALDRLVRRRREAPAEDFATWLVEHPAGLTDKEVSEHLRVVLIVAYETTTNLIANVLRMVLTDPRFRARLSGGHMTVPEAVEQTLWDEPPFTSILGRWAVGDTELGGQQIKAGDALIVGIAPANTDPVVRPDLTASMEGNRAHMAFSSGPHECPGQDIGRAIADVGVDALLMRLPDLELSVEEHELRWTGNFVSRHLVDLPAGFASSPQQEIDAEPLPAVARSRSQADWEVSSPVASRRRSAAALPAARTSEQAESGEGAVVPAQSSGPTKIWHAVVRWWSGH; this is encoded by the coding sequence GTGACAACCCCCTTCCACGATGAACCCGGATCGGCCACAGGTCCGGTGCCGCCCCCGCAATGTCCCGCCCACGGCATGGGCACCGGGCCCGGCGGGCTGCGACGGCTCTACGGTCCCGAAGCCGAGGCCGACCCCGCCGGTCTCTACGCGAAGCTCCGTGCCGAACACGGCACGGTGGCGCCTGTCCTGATGCACGGGGACGTCCCCGCCTGGCTCGTGCTCGGACACAGCGAGAACCTCCACATGACCCGAACCCCCTCGCAGTTCTCCCGCGACTCGCGCAGGTGGCGCGCCCTGCAGGAGGGCAGCGTGGCGCCGGACCACCCACTCGCCCCGGTCTTCACCTGGCAACCGGTGTGCTCGTTCGCCGAAGGCGCCACCCACGAACGGCTGCGCGGCGCGGTCACCGACAGCATGGCGCGCATCGACACCCGTGGTGTACGCCGCCACATCAACCGCTACAGCAACCGGCTCGTCAACGACTTCTGCGAGGAAGGCCGGGCGGAGCTGGTCAGCGACTTCGCCGAGCGGCTGCCGATGATGGTGATGTGCGCGATCATCGGCATGCCGGAGGAGTACGGCGACCGCCTGGTGCAGGCGGCCCGTGACATGACACGAGGCTCGGAGACGGCGGTCGCGAGCAACGCGTACGTGATCGGCGCGCTGGACCGGCTGGTCCGGCGCCGTCGGGAGGCGCCGGCCGAGGACTTCGCCACCTGGCTGGTCGAACACCCCGCCGGACTCACGGACAAGGAGGTCAGCGAGCACCTGCGGGTCGTTCTCATCGTCGCCTACGAGACCACGACCAACCTGATCGCCAACGTGCTGCGCATGGTTCTCACCGACCCGAGGTTCCGGGCCAGGCTCAGCGGCGGGCACATGACCGTGCCCGAGGCCGTCGAGCAGACACTGTGGGACGAACCGCCGTTCACCTCCATCCTCGGCCGCTGGGCGGTGGGCGACACCGAGCTCGGCGGGCAGCAGATCAAGGCCGGCGACGCCCTGATCGTCGGTATCGCGCCCGCCAACACGGATCCCGTCGTACGGCCCGACCTCACCGCGAGCATGGAGGGCAACCGGGCCCACATGGCGTTCAGCAGCGGCCCTCACGAGTGCCCCGGCCAGGACATCGGACGCGCCATCGCCGACGTCGGTGTCGACGCCTTGCTGATGCGCCTGCCCGATCTGGAACTCAGCGTCGAAGAGCACGAGTTGCGCTGGACGGGGAACTTCGTGTCGCGGCACCTGGTCGACCTGCCGGCGGGCTTCGCCTCCAGCCCGCAGCAGGAGATCGACGCGGAACCCCTGCCGGCGGTGGCCCGGTCCCGGTCCCAGGCCGACTGGGAGGTTTCGTCGCCGGTCGCTTCCCGGCGCCGTTCCGCGGCGGCGCTACCCGCGGCCCGCACCTCCGAGCAGGCGGAATCCGGAGAGGGAGCCGTCGTCCCGGCGCAGAGCAGTGGGCCGACGAAGATCTGGCACGCCGTCGTGCGATGGTGGAGCGGTCACTAG